One genomic segment of Drosophila melanogaster chromosome 3R includes these proteins:
- the CG18547 gene encoding uncharacterized protein, translating to MSQTLPATYVKGFHDEAKVRRMEYRNLGKTGLQVSKVSFGGGALCANYGFDLEEGIKTVHEAVKSGINYIDTAPWYGQGRSEEVLGLALKDVPRESYYIATKVARYELDYDKMFDFSAKKTRESVEKSLKLLGLDYVDVIQIHDIEFAKDLDIVINETLPTLEQLVKEGKARFIGVSAYPISVLKEFLTRTAGRLDTVLTYARYTLTDETLLEYLDFFKSQNLGVICAAAHALGLLTNAGPQPWHPASDEQKAIARKASEVCKERGVELGKLAMYYTMSGLPEVSTFLTGMQTRQLLRINLDANEVGLSDKEQEVLRYLKENVLTKPFDWEGNELEIYWAALKKK from the exons ATGTCTCAAACATTACCGGCTACCTATGTGAAGGGATTCCACGATGAGGCGAAGGTGCGTCGGATGGAATATCGCAATCTCGGAAAGACCGGCCTGCAAGTCTCGAAAGTCTCTTTCGGAGGCGGCGCCCTGTGCGCGAACTACGG TTTTGATTTGGAGGAGGGTATTAAAACTGTGCACGAGGCCGTAAAGTCAGGCATCAACTACATTGACACTGCTCCCTGGTATGGTCAGGGTCGCTCTGAGGAGGTCCTGGGACTGGCCCTAAAGGATGTGCCGCGGGAATCCTACTATATCGCCACGAAAGTGGCTCGCTACGAACTGGACTACGATAAAATGTTTGACTTTAGTGCCAAGAAGACGCGCGAAAGCGTGGAGAAGAGCTTGAAACTACTTGGCCTGGACTACGTTGATGTCATCCAGATTCACGATATCGAGTTCGCCAAGGATCTGGACATTGTGATCAACGAGACACTGCCCACTTTGGAGCAGCTGGTCAAGGAGGGCAAGGCAAGATTCATTGGAGTGTCCGCTTACCCGATTTCGGTGCTTAAGGAGTTCCTGACCCGAACAGCCGGAAGACTCGAT ACGGTCCTCACCTATGCCAGATACACCCTGACCGATGAAACGCTCCTGGAGTACCTGGATTTCTTCAAGTCCCAGAACCTGGGCGTCATCTGTGCCGCAGCTCATGCCCTCGGACTGCTGACCAATGCCGGTCCACAGCCATGGCATCCGGCCAGTGATGAGCAGAAGGCCATTGCCCGGAAGGCATCGGAGGTCTGCAAGGAACGCGGCGTGGAGCTGGGCAAGCTGGCCATGTACTACACGATGAGCGGACTGCCCGAAGTGAGCACCTTCCTAACGGGCATGCAGACGCGCCAGTTGCTGCGAATCAACCTGGATGCCAACgaagtgggcctcagcgataaGGAGCAGGAAGTGTTGCGGTACCTGAAAGAAAA TGTTTTGACGAAGCCTTTCGATTGGGAGGGCAACGAACTGGAAATATATTGGGCGGCCCTGAAGAAGAAATAA
- the CG12224 gene encoding uncharacterized protein (deletion) yields MSGSLPATFVKGFHDEEKVRRMEYRQLGSTGLHVSKLAIGGSPLCNLFFDDYDREEGILMVQEAIRSGINYIDTAPFYGQSEVLLGQALKDVPREAYYIATKVARYGLDPKNMFDYSADKARESVKRSLERLQLDRVDILQVHDVDAAPNLDIVLNETIPVLEEYVQAGKARFIGVTAYDVDVLKECAERGKGRIQVVLNYARYTLLDNTLLRYMKDFQKMGVGVVCAAAHSLGLLRNAGPHASHPGSQEILAVAKRGAEICQQRNVELGKLAMYYTMQLDGAATFLIGIPNRKLLRINLDAIFDGLTSHEQEVLQYLRENVFTKSYSWGSTLSTAKLLK; encoded by the exons ATGTCGGGATCACTGCCAGCTACTTTCGTCAAGGGTTTCCACGATGAGGAGAAGGTGCGTCGTATGGAGTACCGCCAACTCGGATCCACGGGTCTGCACGTGTCTAAATTAGCTATAGGTGGCTCCCCCCTTTGCAATCTCTTCTTTGATGACTATGATCGCGAGGAGGGCATCCTTATGGTGCAGGAGGCCATTAGATCTGGCATTAACTATATAGACACAGCTCCATTCTATCGGAGGTGCTGCTTGGCCAGGCCCTAAAGGATGTACCCCGGGAGGCCTATTATATTGCCACTAAAGTGGCGCGCTACGGGCTGGATCCGAAGAATATGTTTGACTATTCGGCTGACAAAGCTCGGGAGAGTGTGAAGCGGAGTCTGGAGCGGCTCCAGTTGGACAGGGTGGACATACTACAG GTTCATGACGTGGACGCGGCACCCAATCTAGACATAGTGCTGAATGAGACCATACCCGTCCTCGAGGAGTACGTCCAGGCGGGAAAGGCTCGATTCATCGGAGTCACCGCCTACGATGTGGACGTGCTGAAGGAGTGTGCCGAGCGGGGCAAGGGTCGCATTCAGGTGGTGCTCAACTATGCTCGTTACACCCTTTTAGACAACACCTTGCTGCGCTACATGAAGGACTTCCAGAAAATGGGAGTGGGCGTTGTCTGTGCGGCCGCTCACTCATTGGGACTCTTGAGAAACGCTGGACCACATGCATCGCATCCCGGTAGTCAGGAAATCCTGGCCGTGGCCAAACGGGGGGCCGAAATCTGCCAGCAGAGGAACGTGGAGCTGGGAAAGCTGGCCATGTACTATACGATGCAACTGGATGGGGCGGCCACCTTCCTCATCGGCATCCCCAACCGAAAGCTGCTGCGGATTAACCTGGACGCGATCTTCGACGGTCTCACTTCCCACGAACAGGAAGTGCTGCAGTATTTGCGCGAAAA CGTCTTTACCAAGTCCTACAGTTGGGGATCCACTTTATCCACGGCTAAGTTGTTAAAGTGA